DNA sequence from the Blastocatellia bacterium genome:
GTGGTCGCGCGTATTTGCTCATCCTGGAGCAGTAAATCACGAGCGGCCCCGATATGAACGGCCATGATCTGAGCAGCCGTCTGCGCGTCTTGACGACGCATCGCTTCAATCAGTTGGGCATGGTGTTGATTGGATTGGATCAGTTGCTCCTTGCTATACCAAAAGAACGAGCGAAAAATCAGCGGCAGCTCGACCACCTGCGGGATCAGGGCGAGCAGTTGTGAGTTGCGACTGGCCTGAATGATGATGTGATGAAACTGGTTATTCTTGCTGGTTAGAAATCGAACTTTTTCCGACCGCACTTCCTCCGACGGCCACTCTGACCGAATGCAAGCTTCCATCTCTTCATACAATGCTTGCAATTGATCCAATTCGTCGGGCGTGATGAACTGAGCGGCTTGCTGGGCAGCGTACCCTTCCAACAAAATGCGGAGGTCGTACAGCTCTTTGACTTCGGTCGGCGTAAAGGCGCGCACCATCGTCCCTTTCTTGGGAATGGATTTAACAAGCCCTTCCGTTTCGAGCATCGCCAGCGCTTCGCGAATCGGCGTGCGACTGACGCCCAGTTGGTGTGCGATCCGTTCTTCAACCAGTCGTTCGCCAGGTTTCAAGACGCCGTAGACAATGGACTCTCTGAGCGTACGGTAAGCTTCGATCGTGTCCAATCGTTTTCTCGGCAATCGCGGTAAGCGTGCAATTTCACTCATACGTATTCCCCCTCTGTTGAAGTCTCTTCGGCACGACGGCCGTTCATGCACACGGAAACCGTTCGCGTAGCCAGTGGGTCACCGTTTGCATGGTCTGTTCGCGTTGATTGCCTTGGCCGGCCTTCGGCCCTTCAGGCGTGAACCAATGTCCAGCGCCTTCGATGAGGATATATTGTTTATCGGAACTGGCTGTGGCTTCGAAGATCGCTTGCCCATCGCTCGGTAACACTTCCACGTCAGCCGTGCCATAAACCATCAGTACGGGAACCGTGATGCGTCGGCTCACGTCAATCGTCGAGGCATTTGATGAGAGTCCCGACCATGAACTCAACCAAGCGCGCGGTGTCAGATAGCGGGCATAACCGTACTCGGTGAAGTTGAACACTTCCGGCTCAGAAGAGCGCAACGAGCCGCGCAGCCGATCACTCGGATCGAGCGAAAGATCAACGCAAATCGGATTAGCCATGGTGCGGTGAATCAGCAGGTACTTACCCAAGACGGCCTGCCGCTTGATATGGAGTTGCTGCTCAGGACTCAATCGGCTGAAACTGCTATCGGTCATCAGTTGTTTGTAAAAATTCTGACGCGCGATATGATCGCGCGCAATCGCATCAATGCGAGCGACGCGCGCGCGTTGAGCTTGGCGATATCGAGCAATGAACTCGGCGCTATAGCGTGTCGGTTCAGGCGGAAATCGAAAGCCGTTGGCCGGATTGTACATGTCTAACGTCGGATCACAGGAGAGCGGATCGTTCTCGTCAATCACCGACGGGTCAATGTTCATCATGAGAAACTTGCCTTGTCCGATATGAGCGGCTAAATGGATCAGCCCATCGGCTGGCGGCAGATCATACTGATTCAAGTCAGGTGGATCACCTGCCGGCGTGTGCTTCAACCGGTCTGGCGGCGCCGTCTGTGCTTGCGATTGATAAAACGAGAACAACGCGCCGCCGCCGCTTGCGCCCAACAAAATCACCCGCTCGTAATCACGATGCTGCTTCAGGAAGCGGATGCCGGCTGCAATATCTAACAAGATCGTCTCATGGATCGTGTCTACATCGTTACCGGTGTAGCGATTGTTGTGACCGAACGCAGCAAACCCAGCTTCGACTAGATAGGGAATGGCATAGTGACGCGTGTTATCGGTCCGCTGGTGCATAATGACGACAGCCGTCTTGGGGTTCCCTTTTTTATACAGGATGCCCCACGAGACGCCTTTGTCTTCAGCTTGCACTTGAACGATCTCGTGCTCAATCCCTGGCGGCAACGATGAATAACTGAAGAGTGTTGTGACCGTTTCCAATCGTTGTTTCTTGAAGCGTTCTTCGAGTTCTTTTGGCGATTCAATCATCGTGTTTCCCTCCGAACAATGCAGGCACAGATTTACGGATCAACGGATTCTCACTCAGTAAATCGGTGAATCAGTGCCTGTTTTTCATCGTTTCTCCCGCGTCGCCACCAACTTCGTGGCGTGTTGAGGCATAGGGGCGATTCCTCGGAAAACCTCCAAGCTCAGCTTGCGCCGGAGGCGCAAACAGCAGCTAGCCAGACGTGCAACGTCTCCAGCAGCAGACCAAACAATCGTGGCGCGTCTGCAGTCGCGCCAAGCCATGGGTGCTCACGGCGAGCAGTTCACCTGCATGAACGACCCACTGGGAGCACTGCTGGCGCCTCTGCAAGGCGCCTTGGGAATTGGGGATGATGTCCGACCAGATGTTTCACGTCTGGCTACCCTCTGGCGGCGTCTAACGACGCCGCGTCCCGAGATCGCTCCTCTAAAATAACCATTTTCATGCTTCGTGGTGTGCTTGGGCTCATGGGCGATTCTCAGTGCCATTGACTCAAACGCAATGACTTCTGTGTAGGCTGCCGATATAGAGTTCAATTTTGCAAAACCGAAAATTTGAATTGACAAGGTATGTTATGAATTGTAGTGTACATCGCGTGATAACACTCTGGAGTATCCTTCGGGATAGCTCCAGATTTTTTATAGTTGCTTGATCTCTTCCTTGAGTTTCCGAAGATCAATGAATTTGGCCCGCTCCAGAAGTTCCCGAGCGACGTGACCTCTGGTGGAGGCGACGATGATGCGCTTTCCGTGACGCTTGAGTCTGTTAATAGGGGTTGCAAAATCGCTGTCTCCTGAAAGAAGGACAGCGGTATCCTAGTTGTTCATAGTGTCAACCATTTCAAACGTAAGCTCGATATCGAGATTGGCTTTCCATTTGTAACTACCTTCGCCGGACTTGATCTTCTTGACCACCTTTGTGCCAACGATGTGCCCGTTGATCTCAAGCATATCAAGAAACTTCAACTGCCGCGTGATGTGCTCGTCTTTGCCGCTGTAAGCAAACACCTTCACATGCTCGCCACATTCCCGTTTCAGATAGGTCATCAGTCGCTCGTATGAAATCTTCCAGCCCAATGTCCGCTGGCAGTAGAAAACGTTCTCCACATCTATGAAGATGTATACCCTTCCGGTGATAAACTGACGCAACATTTTGGTGACGTCATCATAAGCACCGCAGGAAACAACAGAAAACCGACCAAAGGCTTGGCCATTGGGCCACCACTGAAGCCCGTGGGCCGTGTCACCAACGCTCTCTTCCCTCTAGGTTCGGTTGACGCAAGTTTCTCATATTCCACTGCTCAATCCATGCGGATCATTTCTCCTACGGAAATAGAATTTTCATCGTTCGTTGTGGGCTCATTGTCCATGAGTGAGTCCTCTGAAAAATAACTAATTTCATCCTTCGTGGTGTGCGCGGAGCACACGGGCAATTCCGAAAGTATACTTTTTGCCGTTGATTACATCTGCGAATACTTGGAGTTTAGAGGGGAGCGAAAGATATTTTTAAGGGGATTAGATTTTGCTACATCCATGAGTTTCTCTCCCTTTTATGGCTCGCGAATGGTTTCTACGGTATATAACTTATCCAATGCTTCGCCCATTTCTTCAAAGCTAGTCCATGCAGCACCCCGCGCTTCCTCAATGGCGGCATTTACTTCTTCTATTGCTTGATTTGCTTGTTGCAGGCTCTCTTCGTATTTCTCTAGTTTGCTCTCAAGCTGTGCCTTTACATTCTCCATGTCTTCGATTCTCTCGCACGTGGAGAGGCTAAAGGGGAGAACAAGTGACACGATAATGAGAATCCACAAACCGACGGTTGAGCCTTTAGGATTAGAATATCTGTCCTCCATATTGATGCCCATTACGGATCCCCGCTCGCTTGGCCAATATACTGCCATTCACGAGGGTGTGCCGAGACGTACTTCCAATACATCTGGCCCGTCCAGCGATCGTGTACCAAAACGATGTTATCTATTGTAATAACACGGTAGCGGTACATGTGAGCATAGAGCAACATCAAGCAAATCAATATAAGTAGAATAATAGTTTGCATGGTGAAAATTTTCTTGAGGGTGGCCAGTATTTCTTCTTTCGATAAAGGCATTTTAACAGACCTCCACACACATTCAGGCTCAAAGTAGGTTTGCCATTGGACAGCGGGAAACTCCGCTGAAACAGCTTCTGAATAATAAGCGATGGGCTCATCTGGTAGAAATATCAAAATAACGTTCTTTTCGGGCAATAAAAACCCTGCTCAGGTGAACGGTGTCGCCTTTCGTCACAAAGACGCTTTGGAGAGAGTTCCCTTTTTTGGCGCAGGGCGACAGAGAGATTTGGCACAGTTTCGGGAGTGTCTTTTTTGCCTTCGAAGACAATGCGTTCATCAATGGCGAAGCAATTGGTGTAAGAGGTGGCATAGGGTTTTGGGCTCAGGTGCTGAGCACGACCCGCCGGAAAACCTCAGCGGACCTCATTTGAGACAGCTTGGATGACATCTTCAAGTAGCCGTGGTTGAATCCGACAGTTGACTTTCTCAGCAGAAGCTAGATCGAGGATCTCGCTCAAATCCTGGCACACTCCACCTGGGTGTGATGATGGCGACTTGCCTTACAACTGCACCGGCCGTTCTCCTTACCACAAGATCACCGCATCGCCGTTAGCCACCTTCAGTTTCGGATTGAATTTGGGCAGTGACGGCTTGAAGTAACGCGTCGAGTTCCTCAATGCGCTGACGTAACGCTTGCTCACGCTCACGGGCCACACGTAATTCGTCTTGCCGCTGCTTCAGTTCCTGCTGATTTAGGCGATAGGTGACCAGTGCGGGACGATTCAATCGTAACCGCTCGATAAGAAATTGGCCCTCCGGTGTCGAACCTGTCAGATAGCCATCAGCTCCTTCATGCAGATGTAGGGTCAAATCATCTTGTCGAGGATGGAGCAAACGAATCTGGGGCGCGTGCGTTTCATGCCAGTAGCTTCCCTTGTGCGCGTTGCATTTGGAACAGCAATAGACCAGGTTGTCGAGCTGATCACTCCCACCCTGAGAGGTCGGCCGGTGATGGTCTATTGTCAACTCAGCGCCGACATCTTCTTCGCGAACCCCACAATAACCGCAGCGGAATTGGTAAAGGTAACGAACCGCATCACGAACTTCATCAGACAGCACATTGTGTCTCCAGCCTTAGGGTGAGGCCAGTAACTGACGGCCGGTCACAGCGCGATATTCCTCACAGAGCGCGGCTCGCTCCGTACGGAGGTGGTCGAGGTACTGCCGCGCCTCGCTCAGCAAGCGCTCTTGTTTAGCGAGAATCGCCGCGAGTCTTTCATTCTCCACTTCAACTTGGCGCCTCTCTCTAGCCAGCTCTTCTTGTTTCACTCGCATCTGCTCGATGGCTGGACGCAAAGCGGCTGCTTCTTCCGCATCGAGTTCGGCTACCAGCGCCCGAAGTGCTTCGGCTTCTGCTTCGCTTAAGCTCCCTTGCGCCTCACGTTGGCGTAGCCTGTCAAACTGCCGTTGTTTTTCATCACTCCACATGGTGTTCTCCGCTTGTTCCATATCAGACTACTGCTCCAACTGGCTTCTAGTCAAGCGAGTTGTTGTCCACCCGATTTTAGGATTTCTCTCCTGAAAATGGCCAACAGAGGTCACAAAAGGCACCGAGCGAGCAGAGGACTTTCGGTGGACTCTGTGACCTGCGCGACGTCATTTTCATCGTTCGTGGTGTGCTTGGGCTCATGGGCGATTCCGAACATTACCACCGATGGCACGGATTCACACGGATGGAAAATTATTCGTCTCCATCCGCATTCACCCGTGGTGAGATGATCGTTTCTCGGCGTTGTGGTTACAATATGAACAACCGCTCCGAAATGCTACGGTCGCGCCGGACTGAGCACCTCCACGACTGAGAGTTCTTCCAGTACATCGAGGCCATAAACACAACCCTGCGGCAAGTAATAACTATCGCCCGCGCCGGTGATGTATTCCCGTCCGTCAATTGTCCACTTGGCTTTCCCTTTTACCACGAATCCTGCAATGTCTACAGGAAAATCATGCGGATCGAAATGGAATCCGGCAGGGATATTCTCCCACAATCGCATTTCCATGCGCGGACCTTTCACGTGAATTTTTTCACCAAAACGACCGCGTTGCGCCTCTGCGTCTTTGACAATCATGAACGTCTCCTTGAAGGTGTTTTCCAAAACCGAACACACAGCACGAGCAATCGCCAAGCCCGCTTGATGAACGATTATGCTGTCGCTTTTTCAGTTGGTTTGAAAATCTGCACGAGCGCCACGCCAACCGTGACCATGATAATGCCGATGACCATCTGCGCATTGAGTTGTTCACCGAGAAACAAGAATGCCAACGTTGCCGCTACCAACGGTGTTAGCGAACTCAATGCGTAGGCGCGAGTGACGCTCAGGTATTTGAGCGAGGTGAACATGCCATACAACCCGACAATGCCTGAGAGAGCGCCGCCGGCCAACAACGCCAACCAATTCTGGACCGATGTTTCCCACAAGGCGCTCAGCCGCCCGGCCAGCATCAACCCGATCAACGCGACCACTTCGCTCGCCAGCGTGTTGACCAGAATGCCGGTGGATTGATCAGCCCCGTGCAGTTGACCGAGTCGCCAAAAGACGCCTGATACACCAAAGGCGATGGCCGTGAACAGCGCCAGCGGAATCGCGTAGTACCACTGACCCGTCACCGGCGTGCCGGTGAGTCGCCCCAGACCGAGCACAACCAATCCGGTCACCACCAGAGCGACGCCCAGCAGGCTTTTCGCGCCAAACCGCTCACCCAAGTATAACCAACTGGCCAACGCGCCCCACAAGATAAACGATTGCTGAACTGGGATAGTGATGGCCACACCACCCAGTTGCAGCGCATAGAAGTAGGTGAACAGTCCCAACGTGGCCAGCACGCCGGGGACAATAAACAAGATGATCCCCTTTCGCCCAATGTAGTGCGGTGAATGCGGCTGAAGCTGCCCGAATGTGTTTCTGCGGTACATTAACACGATCGCCAGGACTAACGACGGAATGCCACGAATCAACGGGCCGATCAACGGATCGGCGCCTTTGACCGCATGCGCTTCAAAGACGTTGGCCGAAGCGTAGCCAAGCACGCCCACTAATGCCCATAGCTCGCCAACTTCCACGAGCGACCTTCGCTGTTGAACAAGAACAGTGCCTTCCGTTTGATTCATCAGCAAACCTCACACACGCGGAAAGCACAGCGATGCGCCTTCTTTGAAACAATCCCTTCCGTTTGACTCATCAGTAAGTCTCACAGCTTCACCACCACACGCTGGATTTCTCCAGATGGTTTATTGGCCAACTCCTGTGGCAATTCTTCAAGCGTAATGACTCTGGAAATCAACGGACGAAGCGAAATCGAACCATCGCTCAGCAAGTTGACGGCGTGGCGAAAATCGCTGTGCGTTTTCCCTTCGCTGCCCACCACGGCAATTTCTTTATAATGGACATGGTTCCAATCAAGCTCAAGCGTGCCTGGCGGATATTGAGCCGAGTAGA
Encoded proteins:
- a CDS encoding HNH endonuclease, with the translated sequence MLSDEVRDAVRYLYQFRCGYCGVREEDVGAELTIDHHRPTSQGGSDQLDNLVYCCSKCNAHKGSYWHETHAPQIRLLHPRQDDLTLHLHEGADGYLTGSTPEGQFLIERLRLNRPALVTYRLNQQELKQRQDELRVAREREQALRQRIEELDALLQAVTAQIQSETEGG
- a CDS encoding GntR family transcriptional regulator, which codes for MSEIARLPRLPRKRLDTIEAYRTLRESIVYGVLKPGERLVEERIAHQLGVSRTPIREALAMLETEGLVKSIPKKGTMVRAFTPTEVKELYDLRILLEGYAAQQAAQFITPDELDQLQALYEEMEACIRSEWPSEEVRSEKVRFLTSKNNQFHHIIIQASRNSQLLALIPQVVELPLIFRSFFWYSKEQLIQSNQHHAQLIEAMRRQDAQTAAQIMAVHIGAARDLLLQDEQIRATT
- a CDS encoding EamA family transporter encodes the protein MNQTEGTVLVQQRRSLVEVGELWALVGVLGYASANVFEAHAVKGADPLIGPLIRGIPSLVLAIVLMYRRNTFGQLQPHSPHYIGRKGIILFIVPGVLATLGLFTYFYALQLGGVAITIPVQQSFILWGALASWLYLGERFGAKSLLGVALVVTGLVVLGLGRLTGTPVTGQWYYAIPLALFTAIAFGVSGVFWRLGQLHGADQSTGILVNTLASEVVALIGLMLAGRLSALWETSVQNWLALLAGGALSGIVGLYGMFTSLKYLSVTRAYALSSLTPLVAATLAFLFLGEQLNAQMVIGIIMVTVGVALVQIFKPTEKATA
- a CDS encoding cupin domain-containing protein, translating into MIVKDAEAQRGRFGEKIHVKGPRMEMRLWENIPAGFHFDPHDFPVDIAGFVVKGKAKWTIDGREYITGAGDSYYLPQGCVYGLDVLEELSVVEVLSPARP